A region of Myxococcus stipitatus DSM 14675 DNA encodes the following proteins:
- a CDS encoding vWA domain-containing protein, translated as MSEQVPFDAVTFAENPDPRCPCVLLLDTSGSMGGAPIDELNAGLAQYHEELSADGIASKRVEVAIVTFGGQVRIVSDFATAPGFVSPSLEAGGETPMGQAILSATEMLQKRKEAYRKNGILFYRPWIFLITDGRPTDAWQASAEKVKQGEATKAFSFFAVGVEGADMGILKQISVREPLRLNGLRFRDLFKWLSNSQQAVSRSRTNDEVPLSNPTVPGGWASV; from the coding sequence ATGAGCGAACAGGTGCCTTTTGATGCCGTGACCTTCGCGGAGAACCCGGATCCACGTTGTCCGTGCGTGCTCCTTCTGGATACGTCCGGCTCGATGGGAGGAGCCCCCATTGACGAACTCAATGCAGGGCTCGCGCAGTACCACGAAGAACTGTCTGCGGACGGCATCGCATCCAAACGAGTCGAGGTTGCCATTGTCACGTTCGGTGGACAGGTGCGGATTGTCTCCGACTTCGCCACGGCTCCTGGCTTCGTCTCACCCTCTCTAGAGGCCGGAGGGGAGACCCCCATGGGACAGGCAATCCTGAGTGCGACGGAGATGCTCCAGAAGCGCAAGGAGGCGTACCGGAAGAATGGCATTCTCTTCTACCGCCCCTGGATCTTCCTCATCACGGATGGACGACCGACGGATGCCTGGCAGGCCAGCGCCGAAAAGGTGAAACAGGGCGAGGCCACCAAGGCCTTCTCCTTCTTCGCTGTCGGTGTCGAGGGGGCCGACATGGGCATTCTCAAGCAGATCAGCGTCCGGGAACCGCTCAGGCTGAACGGGTTGCGCTTCAGGGACCTCTTCAAATGGCTCTCGAACTCGCAGCAAGCCGTGTCCCGCTCTCGGACCAACGATGAGGTTCCACTGTCGAACCCCACGGTGCCCGGTGGGTGGGCCTCGGTCTGA
- a CDS encoding PP2C family serine/threonine-protein phosphatase, with amino-acid sequence MWKILKDSIAGTSHQDTGTPCQDSNEARSTQPQDEDFLVLACADGAGSAEFSQIGSSLACEYFVARACEHLQAGVTMKDLDEATLLGWFHSVHEALSVEAQRRELLPRQLACTLLVAIIGEHSAIFAQVGDGAIVIREDNEYRAVFWPQAGEYLNTTNFITEPHFEKSFMCERREQIEEVALLTDGLQMLALNFAAKGVHQPFFAPMFEMLRSAPAHEELIVPFRRFLDSPNVNARTDDDKTLILATRRNGHAAPTPR; translated from the coding sequence GTGTGGAAGATCCTCAAAGACTCCATCGCGGGAACCTCTCATCAAGACACGGGAACCCCCTGCCAGGACAGCAACGAGGCTCGCTCCACCCAGCCCCAGGATGAGGACTTCCTCGTCCTGGCGTGCGCGGATGGCGCCGGCAGTGCGGAGTTCAGCCAGATAGGCTCCTCGCTGGCTTGCGAGTATTTCGTCGCGCGGGCCTGCGAGCACCTCCAGGCCGGGGTCACCATGAAGGACCTGGATGAAGCCACCCTGCTCGGATGGTTTCACTCAGTGCACGAGGCCCTTTCGGTAGAGGCCCAGCGACGAGAGCTGCTGCCCCGTCAACTCGCATGCACGCTCCTGGTGGCCATCATCGGCGAGCACTCAGCCATCTTCGCCCAGGTGGGAGACGGCGCCATCGTCATTCGTGAGGACAACGAGTATCGCGCGGTGTTCTGGCCTCAAGCCGGCGAGTACCTGAACACGACGAACTTCATCACGGAGCCCCACTTCGAGAAGTCATTCATGTGTGAGCGCCGGGAACAGATCGAGGAGGTTGCGCTGCTGACGGATGGGCTGCAGATGCTCGCGCTCAACTTCGCGGCCAAGGGAGTTCATCAACCCTTCTTCGCGCCGATGTTCGAGATGCTGCGGAGCGCCCCCGCTCACGAGGAACTCATCGTGCCGTTCAGGAGGTTTCTCGATTCTCCGAACGTCAATGCACGCACCGACGATGACAAGACCTTGATCCTCGCGACTCGGCGCAATGGCCATGCAGCCCCGACGCCTCGTTGA
- a CDS encoding OmpA family protein translates to MRGTSSGHLPRWRPLSGSIIRLVVLGLMMASAAASAEPDPFSRGFDAVPVKPTPAQNSGIALEGTSSGEPVGSFRGALLFDFNWRILALKLGDEKLGDLLPYRLDAHLLFAYQLHERVELGVDLPITVLQGDNFHLLRDALNAPNFPGAAGVSRTTLGDMRVVPRLHLLDREQFPVGVSLVPEVRLPTGSADSFTGERGVLFAPRLAVEHRFGSLAVPIRVIGNVGMRLRKDAQYLNLRVGDELTLGGGAIAELPNMGRFTDVQATAEMHLGTPLVRPFNFDQADSLKTPWEALVGARAKIWGNWGLELNVGRGINLSSGYGREALRVMFGLRYDESFADSDGDNVPDHRDRCPNEAEDKDGFMDGDGCPDPDNDDDGVVDGEDSCPDVKGPKERKGCPEVDTDGDGITDEFDKCPEKPGPKDYDGCPDTDGDEVPDNEDDCPDQFGPPENNGCPFDSPPYVFVESDRIRIKGNVLFETGSAVIQKRSYPLLDEVATVLRKNPTLGPVLIEGHTDNRGSRQLNMGLSDRRARSVLDYLVSKSIERKRLSSAGFGFDRPIATNDTALGRAKNRRVDFKLVRSEVETEGKETVVPAGQQPPATKPSTGTTPPAAPSPAPAPKPSTAQSPAPAAKPPSTGTPALSPDSAATPKPPTNTTAPAASSSAADSKPSTSTAAPASGTPPASKSAPSSGTAPASKPATTSSAPAPSSGAATASKPAPASSAAPAPASKPATTRTPPAPKQAPASSSGAAPTPKPPASDGKAAPGAPGK, encoded by the coding sequence ATGCGAGGAACCAGCTCCGGCCATCTTCCACGGTGGCGGCCCCTGAGCGGCTCCATCATTCGACTTGTCGTGCTCGGCCTGATGATGGCCTCGGCGGCGGCAAGCGCGGAGCCAGACCCCTTCTCTCGCGGCTTTGACGCAGTCCCCGTCAAGCCCACTCCCGCGCAGAACAGCGGTATCGCGCTGGAGGGAACCAGCAGCGGCGAGCCCGTGGGAAGTTTCCGCGGCGCCCTGCTCTTCGACTTCAACTGGCGCATCCTCGCGCTCAAGCTTGGAGACGAGAAGCTGGGCGACCTGCTGCCCTACCGGCTCGACGCGCACCTGCTCTTCGCCTACCAGCTCCATGAGCGCGTGGAGCTGGGCGTGGACCTGCCCATCACGGTCCTCCAGGGCGACAACTTCCACCTGCTGCGCGATGCGCTCAATGCCCCCAACTTCCCGGGGGCCGCAGGCGTGAGCCGCACCACGCTCGGCGACATGCGCGTGGTGCCTCGGCTCCACCTCCTGGACCGGGAGCAGTTCCCCGTGGGCGTGTCGCTCGTGCCCGAGGTCCGCCTGCCCACCGGCAGCGCGGACAGCTTCACCGGAGAGAGAGGCGTGCTCTTCGCCCCGCGCCTCGCGGTGGAGCACCGCTTCGGGTCCCTGGCTGTTCCCATCCGCGTCATCGGCAACGTGGGCATGCGGCTGCGCAAGGATGCGCAGTACCTCAACCTGCGCGTGGGGGATGAGCTGACGCTCGGAGGCGGTGCCATCGCGGAGCTGCCCAACATGGGCCGGTTCACCGACGTCCAGGCCACGGCCGAGATGCACCTGGGCACGCCGCTGGTGCGCCCGTTCAACTTCGACCAGGCCGACTCGCTCAAGACGCCGTGGGAAGCCCTCGTGGGTGCTCGCGCGAAAATCTGGGGCAACTGGGGGCTCGAGCTGAACGTGGGCCGCGGCATCAACCTGTCCAGTGGCTACGGGCGCGAGGCCCTGCGCGTCATGTTCGGCCTGCGCTACGACGAGAGCTTCGCCGACTCGGATGGCGACAACGTCCCCGACCACCGCGACCGCTGCCCCAACGAGGCCGAGGACAAGGACGGGTTCATGGACGGCGACGGCTGCCCCGACCCGGACAACGACGACGACGGCGTGGTCGACGGCGAGGACAGCTGCCCCGACGTGAAGGGGCCCAAGGAGCGCAAGGGCTGCCCCGAGGTGGACACCGACGGCGACGGCATCACCGACGAGTTCGACAAGTGCCCGGAGAAGCCCGGTCCGAAGGACTACGACGGCTGCCCGGACACCGACGGCGACGAGGTGCCCGACAACGAGGACGACTGCCCCGACCAGTTCGGCCCGCCGGAGAACAACGGCTGCCCGTTCGACTCGCCGCCGTACGTGTTCGTCGAGTCGGACCGCATCCGCATCAAGGGCAACGTGCTCTTCGAGACGGGCTCGGCCGTCATCCAGAAGCGCTCGTATCCGCTGCTCGACGAGGTGGCCACGGTGCTGCGGAAGAACCCCACGCTGGGCCCGGTGCTCATCGAAGGCCATACGGACAACCGCGGCTCGCGGCAGCTCAACATGGGCCTGTCGGACCGGCGCGCCCGCTCCGTGCTCGACTACCTGGTGTCGAAGAGCATCGAGCGCAAGCGCTTGAGCTCCGCGGGCTTCGGCTTCGACCGGCCCATCGCCACGAACGACACGGCGCTCGGTCGCGCGAAGAACCGCCGCGTCGACTTCAAGCTCGTGCGCTCCGAGGTGGAGACCGAGGGCAAGGAGACTGTCGTCCCGGCGGGACAGCAGCCTCCCGCGACGAAGCCGTCCACGGGCACGACACCTCCGGCCGCACCGAGTCCCGCGCCTGCACCGAAGCCCTCCACGGCTCAGAGCCCCGCGCCCGCCGCGAAGCCGCCTTCTACGGGCACCCCAGCCCTGTCGCCGGATTCCGCGGCGACACCGAAGCCGCCCACGAACACGACGGCTCCAGCGGCATCCAGTTCAGCTGCCGACTCAAAGCCCTCCACGAGCACGGCGGCCCCCGCGTCGGGGACCCCGCCAGCGTCGAAGTCGGCTCCGTCATCGGGAACCGCACCTGCGTCGAAGCCCGCCACGACCAGCTCGGCACCCGCGCCGTCATCGGGAGCTGCCACCGCGTCGAAGCCAGCTCCCGCCTCGTCGGCGGCGCCGGCGCCGGCATCCAAGCCCGCCACGACCCGCACGCCACCCGCGCCGAAGCAGGCTCCAGCCTCCTCATCAGGCGCGGCACCCACCCCAAAGCCGCCCGCCTCCGACGGCAAGGCAGCACCGGGCGCACCCGGGAAGTAA
- a CDS encoding M16 family metallopeptidase, translating to MRRLLPLLLLLLGTALPALAQSTSSPTQAFPYTLKTDKLPNGLTVVRVPYPSQGIVSYVTVVRVGSRNEVEAGKTGFAHFFEHMMFKGTPRHPEGERERILGTFGFDDNAFTTDDITLYYSYGPTAGLPQLIDIEADRFRNLEYAEPSFRTEALAVLGEYHKSAAAPFLKMEETLNAAAFTKHTYRHTTLGFYEDIKAMPEAYQYSRDFFQRWYTPDNTLLFIVGDFDDDQVMKLVREHYGPWDRKTSTITVPTEPPQTQPRSAHVDWPQPTQPRQVLAWHTPAASANTNNAAIQTVLVAYLVGPTSPAYKQLVLEQQLVESIGSDYVDHRDPHLFTLTATLKDERHRDRVRLALLREVSKVAAGKVDAARVKAIQDNARYGALMALQTPRDVGIQLGWYAGILGTPDGLQRHLGHLAKVTPAQLSEFTKRYLQASKLTQLSLTPKVDTAGGTK from the coding sequence ATGAGACGACTGCTCCCACTCCTCCTGCTCCTGCTGGGCACCGCGCTCCCCGCGCTCGCCCAATCCACGAGCTCCCCCACCCAGGCCTTCCCCTACACCCTCAAGACGGACAAGCTCCCCAACGGCCTCACCGTCGTCCGGGTGCCCTACCCCTCCCAGGGCATCGTCTCCTACGTCACCGTCGTCCGCGTCGGCTCGCGCAATGAAGTGGAGGCCGGCAAGACGGGCTTCGCCCACTTCTTCGAACACATGATGTTCAAGGGCACCCCGCGCCACCCGGAAGGCGAGCGCGAGCGCATCCTCGGCACCTTCGGGTTCGACGACAACGCCTTCACCACCGACGACATCACCCTCTACTACTCCTACGGCCCCACCGCCGGACTCCCCCAGCTCATCGACATCGAGGCCGACCGCTTCCGCAACCTCGAGTACGCCGAGCCCTCTTTCCGCACCGAGGCCCTCGCCGTCCTCGGCGAGTACCACAAGAGCGCCGCGGCCCCCTTCCTCAAGATGGAGGAGACGCTCAACGCCGCGGCCTTCACGAAGCACACCTACCGCCACACCACCCTCGGCTTCTACGAGGACATCAAGGCCATGCCGGAGGCCTACCAGTACAGCCGCGACTTCTTCCAGCGCTGGTACACCCCCGACAACACCCTGCTCTTCATCGTCGGTGACTTCGACGACGACCAGGTGATGAAGCTCGTCCGCGAGCACTACGGCCCGTGGGACCGCAAGACGTCCACCATCACCGTCCCCACCGAGCCCCCCCAGACGCAGCCCCGCAGCGCCCACGTCGACTGGCCCCAGCCCACGCAGCCCCGACAGGTGCTCGCGTGGCACACGCCCGCCGCGTCCGCCAACACCAACAACGCCGCCATCCAGACGGTGCTCGTCGCCTACCTCGTCGGCCCCACCAGCCCCGCCTACAAGCAGCTGGTCCTCGAGCAGCAGCTCGTCGAGTCCATCGGCAGCGACTACGTCGACCACCGCGACCCGCACCTGTTCACCCTCACCGCCACGCTCAAGGACGAGCGCCACCGCGACCGTGTCCGCCTGGCCCTCCTCCGCGAGGTCAGCAAGGTCGCCGCGGGCAAGGTCGACGCCGCCCGCGTCAAGGCCATCCAGGACAACGCCCGCTACGGCGCCCTCATGGCCCTCCAGACGCCGCGCGACGTGGGCATCCAGCTCGGCTGGTACGCCGGAATCCTCGGCACGCCGGATGGACTCCAGCGACACCTCGGCCACCTCGCCAAGGTGACGCCCGCGCAGCTCTCCGAGTTCACCAAGCGCTACCTCCAAGCCTCCAAGCTCACCCAGCTCAGCCTCACCCCCAAGGTCGACACCGCCGGAGGGACGAAGTGA
- a CDS encoding M16 family metallopeptidase translates to MKTQTLVSLTALLSLVGCASQQKPAPEPTPPPAQEATATPPAEAPPKAPSEVPAIPLRQPKPMELVVLARPDTPIVTFRLVFHSGSIDDPKGKEGLTALTATLMAEGGTQKLTSAQLLDALFPMAAELDTSVDKEFTTFSGRVHRDFLPRYLDILADVLLAPRMDAAELERLRTNAISTVENGLRSANDEGLGKAALDALIYEGHPYAHFIGGTVQGLKSITLDDVKAHAQRVFTQDRLVVGLAGAVDDALKQSLLSRLGTLPATGAPRVTLPTVTATSGRAVIIQKQTLSTAVSMGYVNPVRRGDPDFFPLAFALTHLGEHRQSIGLLFNELREKRGLNYGDYAYAEHFIEAPGTTYNRTNIARTQQDLTVWIRPVDPSHAMFATRGALYFLDQLVKEPIAQERFDLMRGFLQGYSRLWEQTDPRRLGYAIDSLFYGTPDYLEQYRQALTKMTPQSVQDVLRRRLHPSALNFAFVTQDAEALANSLRSGQPSPMTYASDKSQALLDVDKSIIGLPLPVRADAVTITPAQSFMEK, encoded by the coding sequence ATGAAGACCCAGACCCTCGTGTCCCTCACCGCGCTGCTCTCCCTCGTCGGCTGCGCCTCCCAACAGAAGCCCGCGCCCGAGCCCACGCCGCCTCCCGCGCAAGAGGCCACCGCCACGCCTCCCGCCGAGGCACCTCCCAAGGCCCCCTCGGAAGTCCCAGCCATTCCGCTCCGGCAGCCCAAGCCGATGGAGCTCGTGGTCCTCGCCCGTCCGGACACGCCCATCGTCACCTTCCGGCTCGTCTTCCACTCGGGCTCCATCGACGACCCCAAGGGCAAGGAGGGCCTCACCGCGCTCACCGCCACGCTGATGGCCGAGGGAGGAACCCAGAAGCTCACCTCCGCGCAGCTGCTCGACGCGCTCTTCCCCATGGCCGCCGAGCTGGACACCTCCGTCGACAAGGAGTTCACCACCTTCTCCGGCCGCGTCCACCGCGACTTCCTGCCGCGCTACCTCGACATCCTCGCCGACGTGCTGCTCGCGCCACGCATGGATGCGGCCGAGCTGGAGCGCCTGCGCACCAACGCCATCAGCACCGTGGAGAACGGCCTGCGCAGCGCCAATGACGAGGGGCTCGGCAAGGCCGCCCTCGACGCGCTCATCTACGAGGGCCACCCCTACGCGCACTTCATCGGCGGCACCGTGCAGGGCCTCAAGTCCATCACCCTGGACGACGTGAAGGCCCACGCCCAGCGCGTCTTCACGCAGGACCGGCTCGTCGTGGGACTCGCGGGCGCCGTGGACGACGCGTTGAAGCAGTCGCTGCTCTCGCGCCTGGGCACGCTGCCCGCCACGGGGGCGCCTCGCGTGACGCTGCCCACCGTCACCGCGACCTCGGGCCGCGCCGTCATCATCCAGAAGCAGACGCTCTCCACCGCCGTCAGCATGGGCTACGTCAACCCCGTGCGCCGAGGCGACCCGGACTTCTTCCCCCTCGCCTTCGCGCTCACGCACCTGGGCGAGCACCGCCAGTCCATCGGCCTGCTCTTCAACGAGCTGCGTGAGAAGCGCGGCCTCAACTACGGCGACTACGCCTACGCCGAGCACTTCATCGAGGCCCCCGGCACCACGTACAACCGCACCAACATCGCGCGCACGCAGCAGGACCTCACCGTGTGGATTCGCCCGGTGGACCCGTCCCACGCCATGTTCGCCACGCGCGGCGCGCTGTACTTCCTGGACCAGCTCGTGAAGGAGCCCATTGCCCAGGAGCGCTTCGACCTGATGCGCGGCTTCCTCCAGGGCTACTCGCGCCTGTGGGAACAGACGGACCCTCGGCGGCTGGGCTACGCCATCGACTCGCTCTTCTACGGGACGCCGGACTACCTGGAGCAGTACCGCCAGGCCCTCACGAAGATGACGCCGCAGTCCGTGCAGGACGTGCTGCGCCGGCGCCTCCACCCGTCCGCGCTCAACTTCGCGTTCGTCACGCAGGACGCGGAGGCACTCGCCAACTCGCTGCGCTCGGGGCAGCCCTCGCCCATGACCTACGCGTCGGACAAGTCCCAGGCCCTGCTGGATGTCGACAAGTCCATCATTGGACTCCCGCTCCCGGTCCGCGCGGACGCCGTCACCATCACTCCCGCGCAGTCCTTCATGGAGAAGTAG